AGAGTCATTAAAGCAAGCGGCATCTTACTCCTCTACATCATCTTCCTTGTCTTCttcatcctcctcatcctcctcctcatcttctGATTGTCAGAGAAAGAAAGTAAAAAAGCGCAACAAGTACAAGAAAAAGAAGACCCAGAAGGGGAAGAAGAAGAAAGAGAAGATAAGGAAGGAAAGAAACTTTTTAAAGAGAGGTAAGTGGTGTTGGATTTTATCGTCTTTAGCTGAGCAGTTGATGGACCTTTCTCACATTTCCGGGTTTAGTGTTTTCACGATTTTCaatcaaaggaaaaaaatgacagaGATATTGCATTAGCGTTAACTAGTTTTTTGTAACTTGATAAAAAGGTAATATAATACAAAGTATAGTCTTACAAATGTACATACGttgtttttttcaaaaatcaaaatatgaataaatgtcAATGCGTTATGATGATGACCGTTAAAACGCGTCATCACAGTCTTGTGAAAAGGGTCCATTGGTGGCTGGATCAGCAATTAGAAGTTAGTGGAGAGAAGTCTTTACTGAAGCTGTCAGTGTAGATAACTTTTTCAGGAGTGATGTCATGTCTAGGACCTCCTTAAGGAGAGCCTGCAATACacaagaaaaagacaaaaattgTAGTGTTCTTGTAATTATGGGACCCTTGGTTTATAGTACACTTCACTGATACAACTGGCTTGCAACTGGATTTGTCTCAGTGTTTATGGGTTGCTTGGGTTATACCTTTACAAGAAGATACAACTAGTTTGCATATCACATATTCTTTCAGGCTGTAAAATGTTCCAGTGTTAACCGTATCTTTTTTGATACACAGTATGTTGATCAAGAATAGTGTTgacattaattttattattgatCTAGAGTATGGTTTAGTAAAATAGTCATTTCAGTGTAATATGTTACATAATGGAAGATTTACAAACATGAttaaatgttacattaacaAGAACAGTAGTAAAGAATTTTACAAGGTTATGGATATTTTCACAGCTtggttaattattttttttttgtttgtttgtttttgcagcTGTGAATCCAAAGGATGTTGTAAAGAGATACAAAAAGGTCTTGCATCATTTCAGGCAAGGGAAGAACTTGAGGTGTTCTTACAAGGCGGTTGGAGTGGACAGGAACACAGTGGTTGCCAGTGTTGCAATTGCAGAACTTGCCATTGTGTCTCAAACGAAGTATGAAGAACTCCTACAAGGCTGCTCCAGAGGCCAGAAGCTGCAGACCTTTATCCAGAAGTGCTCAGATGTCTTAAGCAATGATCCCGCACTTTTGTCAGAGGTAGATCATATGAAAAAGAATGGAAAGCTTCTCCCCATAATGAAGAGAAAGTAAAAAGTCGGGTACTGTGCCAGTTTATGTTTTCATACTAGTTTAGGTTAAACAGTTGAGAGTTCAAAGATTGTTACCAAAGTTACCATTTGTCATGTAAAGTGCTCAATTGCTCAATTTTGCAAACCTGCTGGTTACAGGTTGTGTGGATATgtttggaggggctgggggtttgCAAAATTTGTTGTAAGTTGTTACATTCAATAGAAAATGTTATTTTGAACCTGCATGGTTGAAATAAATGTTATTCTGCCAGCACCCTTATGCATTATTTCCTCATACTTGTTGTTACgaaccccagtctagggttggggcgtaacagaggaagggaaaggggaatggggaataagggaaacacagggtgtggtgcacaaggatacacacgtggacaaagaggtatctttttatgttttttatatttttgatacacacgacagacacagaacagcaaacctggtgcaagagcttcaggagtgataaaggccaaaataataaacaaaaccccaactaccgaacgaaacccaagtctaactgaactaccaaagaacacagaaacaacacagcctatacctaactccctaaccaaatcagtggacacaaagtatatcaaaacaaaacggcaaccactccctacgcaccggatacatacacaaacacacatacaagccaaagcgtaaagtccgaggggcgcgcgaagtcgtaaaccaaaaaccgggcgaaagatcgaaaaccagaaagcaaacaaaaccagggcagaagtacagagaaggggcaaagcgagaaatcgtaaaccgagaaaccaaaaccgtcatacacaataatcaatcaaataataaaccaaacacaatccaaaatatgagcagagctctcgaaGGATCTTgctgtccggcttttcactcCGGGAACCAGGAAGTGACGCAGGCGGAGCGATGTCTGGTGGGCGGCGTCCTGGTCGAGGGGGCGGAGCGAGCAGCAGCAGGACGTAACACTTGTACACAGTTAAAGAGTGATTGTTTTGCAGCTTACAGTAATCATCTTTACAAAGAGTTGCAGATGATTTACTTATTGACATTGTAATAGGTCAGGAATAGcagaaattatatattttttttctaatttgtaCGTGTTACAGTAATTAGGGTATGCAGAAAGTGTTGTAAATGCCTTgtgtacagctacagatgatttgaaacaggtaagaaagatctacgaatgatgagtaaaacatttacaagtgatgagtagtttacactttagattaggggatgcagaaagtgttgtaaatgccttgtgtacagctacagatgatttgaaacaggtaagaaagatctacgaatgatgagtaaatcatttacaagtgatgagtagtttacactttagattaggggatgcagaaagtgttgtaaatgccttgtgtacagctacaggtgatttgaaacaggtaagaaagatctacgaatgatgagtaaaagatttacaagtgatgagtagtttacactttagattaggggatgcagaacgtgttgtaaatgccttgtgtacagctacagaccatttgaaacaggtaagaaagatctacgaatgatgagtaaaacatttacaaatgaTGAGTAGTTTACACTTTAGATTAGGGGATGCAGAAAGTGTTGTAAATGCCTTGTGTACAGCTACAGATCATTTGAAACAGGTAAGAAAGATCTACGAATGATGAGTAAAACGTATGCTGCAATTTAAGGGCTGACTGCAGACAGATGTGTTCTTTGACACATGGAGTATGTTAACGCTGTAACGCTGTGGAAGGTGAAACTGGTTCACATTATCACTAGATCCCACACTCTCCAAGACTATGCTGATGAAAGAAAGGGTTTAACACAACCCACTGTAATCCCCTAACTGTAAGTCATTTACACGTTGATTCACTTGACtccaaataatttattattcttaAAAAAGCTTTAGCATAATTgcatttttgtgctttttaacCGACCAGCTTACAACTTTACCAAagcatacataaattatatacatatatcatTTACTAATGGTTTGATCATCATTTTTTCATAATTGACACCTTTTCTGTGTATACAATGTTGACATTTCAATGATTTATAAGTTATTAATAGCATATTAAATAGCACCTAAATAAGAATTTGCTTAGGATTTGTTTGATCATTTCGTAATATGCTATTGTTTTAAAGATAAATAACGACATGTTTGTAAATCATTAGCATATTACTTAATAATCTGTGAACATATAGTCATGATTTGTAAAtgattattttatcattatcttATCACTTGTAAATGATTTATAACTTAGTCTACAAAccatacacaaaaatattaacatttatcaTTCCTTTTTGAATGGTCATGTTTTGTAAATGGTAGGTTCATCATTAACTAATCACTTGTAAATGacttgtaaatgtattaacaaaacatacacaaactgttagcatatcacttattaatcatttatgaatgttttgtaaataattagTTCATCATTAACTAATCACTTGTAAATGCCTTACAAAGGAAcgttattataaagtgttaccgaattttgtattatattttattatattatattatattatattacattaacatgactatagcgaatgtctgtcagccccttttgacagaagggccttttagctatgttttcacagactctgagcctgaaaaatcaggggtagaactaatttgagataatgcaaaaaacaatgtgagaggaatggatgtgtggttgcaatgacagataacatcacacggtatgtgtaaaagtcatttgaagactgaattgtgttacagtgaaaaaaacccacaacagcacaataaagggcaagtgactcaggcaaagtcagtcagaagggtgtgtgaacatgcttggcaaactgggtgataagtataactagaaacgaaaattcctgaagaaattttgagatgggcctattccgctgaccgtggaagagcctgtgctactaataaaatgggtggtctgtgcactgctaggtgattgctatgatgttgctagttcggtgctatggtgcttctaggcggttgctgaagtggcgctaggcattgctaggtggttgcaatgttgttattaggcattgcaacggtgttggtagctggttgctaggtgttgctacgtggttgctatggtgttgcatggtggttgctaggtgctgcaaggtgtttgctatggcataaggaggtcttgctatggtctcagtagctggtagctaggcatagctaaatggttgctatggtgttgctatgcattttttggtggttgctatggtgttgctaggtggttgctaggtgctgcaaggtggttactatggtgtcagaaggcattgctatggactcagtagctggttgctaggcatagctagattgttgctatggtgttgctatgctattctaggtggttgctaaggtgttgctaggtggttgctaggtgctgcaaggtg
This window of the Paramormyrops kingsleyae isolate MSU_618 chromosome 1, PKINGS_0.4, whole genome shotgun sequence genome carries:
- the LOC140577656 gene encoding uncharacterized protein; this encodes MPRPPAPSLQGAAAAAMPRPSAPGPQGARPFDFAPASPPKTVLAPSPKIRTPTSTQADLSWRCPFLAVTLQFPFRSRALLIIALQSQFLSQSCSPFLVVPLWSPSFLIVLQSPSRSCALLVVPQSYKKKSSAGTNVSADLNDSDFSNSSESLKQAASYSSTSSSLSSSSSSSSSSSSDCQRKKVKKRNKYKKKKTQKGKKKKEKIRKERNFLKRAVNPKDVVKRYKKVLHHFRQGKNLRCSYKAVGVDRNTVVASVAIAELAIVSQTKYEELLQGCSRGQKLQTFIQKCSDVLSNDPALLSEVDHMKKNGKLLPIMKRK